In a genomic window of Venatoribacter cucullus:
- the trmB gene encoding tRNA (guanosine(46)-N7)-methyltransferase TrmB, giving the protein MRAIKSFVIRAGRLTKGQQGALDHQWPVMGLELAQGPINPVQVFGRDSHVVLEIGYGMGQSLVAMAAAAPEKDFIGVEVHLPGVGSLLHLAEEAGVTNLRTYKEDAIEVLKLLPDNSIDTVQLFFPDPWHKKKHHKRRIVQPAFAQTIRRVLKPGGIFHLATDWEQYKEHMLEVMDVAEGYENIAGIGNCVPRPEHRPLTKFENRGERLGHGVWDLMYRKTVS; this is encoded by the coding sequence ATGCGCGCCATTAAAAGCTTTGTGATCCGCGCCGGCCGTTTAACCAAAGGTCAGCAGGGCGCACTCGATCACCAATGGCCGGTAATGGGCCTGGAACTGGCGCAGGGGCCAATTAACCCGGTGCAGGTGTTTGGCCGCGACAGCCATGTGGTGCTGGAAATCGGCTACGGCATGGGCCAGTCGCTGGTGGCCATGGCGGCTGCCGCGCCGGAAAAAGATTTTATTGGTGTGGAAGTGCACCTGCCCGGCGTGGGTTCGCTGCTGCATCTGGCTGAAGAAGCCGGTGTTACTAATTTGCGTACTTATAAAGAAGACGCCATTGAAGTGCTGAAGCTGTTGCCCGACAACAGCATCGATACCGTGCAGCTGTTTTTCCCCGACCCCTGGCACAAGAAAAAACACCACAAGCGCCGCATTGTGCAACCGGCCTTTGCCCAGACCATCCGCCGTGTTTTAAAACCGGGCGGTATTTTTCATCTGGCCACCGACTGGGAGCAGTACAAAGAACACATGCTGGAAGTGATGGACGTGGCCGAAGGCTATGAAAATATTGCCGGTATTGGTAATTGCGTACCGCGCCCCGAGCACCGCCCGCTGACCAAGTTTGAAAACCGGGGTGAGAGGCTGGGGCATGGGGTGTGGGATTTAATGTACCGCAAAACGGTAAGCTAA
- a CDS encoding DUF423 domain-containing protein, with protein sequence MQGKHLLIIAAIAGFSAVALGAFGAHGLKGSLNPQQLGWWTTAVQYHLVHAVALLGVSVWLQISPNDSCSRWLRRTGLMMVLGLVLFSGSLYSMAITDMRALGIVTPFGGLSWLMGWFGLVLAASTLKPSEQE encoded by the coding sequence ATGCAAGGCAAACACCTGTTAATCATCGCCGCCATCGCCGGCTTCAGCGCGGTGGCGCTGGGCGCCTTCGGTGCCCACGGCCTGAAAGGCAGCCTTAACCCGCAACAGCTGGGCTGGTGGACCACCGCCGTGCAATACCATCTGGTGCATGCCGTGGCCTTGCTGGGTGTGTCGGTATGGTTGCAGATCAGCCCCAACGACTCGTGCAGCCGCTGGCTGCGCCGCACCGGCCTGATGATGGTGCTGGGCCTGGTGCTATTCAGCGGCAGCCTGTACAGCATGGCCATTACCGATATGCGGGCGCTGGGTATCGTAACCCCCTTTGGCGGACTGAGCTGGCTGATGGGCTGGTTCGGCCTGGTGCTGGCCGCCAGCACTCTTAAACCCTCTGAGCAGGAATGA